Genomic DNA from Jonesia denitrificans DSM 20603:
TGGATAAATAGTTATTGGTCCTATGGTCTCAGTCATAATCTCATTCCAACGAGTCCTAGAGGTCCGTTGTGTGTCGCTGTTGACCCTCACAGTAGCGTTATTGCTCCAGATGGTTCGATTTTCGATTGTAGTGAGCAGCCCTTGGTGCCTTCGCGAGCGGCTTCGTCAAGAGGTGGCATTGAGTTTACCGAAGAGAAGTTTCCTGAATCTCATTACTATGGATGGTTCCCTCGTGATGATAGTCAGTGCAAGGACTGCGAAATACTTCCTATTTGTTACGGAAAGTGTCCATTAAGTTGGTCGGAAGGGGTCATGCCTTGTCCACCGGTCAAGCTTAATCTATCGAAGCGACTCGACATTCTTGCTCAACGAAAGCGTTTCACCCCTACTCCAAATCCCCTTTCCTAGTATTTTCTCCAATGCGCTTCCCTCCTAACCGTGCCATGCTCGGAACTGTCAGAGGTGTCAGAAAAAGCAGAGAGGGGACCGCAATGGCATACATGCTCATTTTGCGGGCCACAGAAGAATCCCAAGCGGCAGCGAAAGATGTGCCCTTTGAGGATGTCATTAACGCCATGGGGGTTTACAACGAAGCGCTCATGGACGCTGGCGTTCTAGCAGGCGGTGACGGTCTCTCAGACCCTAATGAGGGGGCGGTTGTTGAGTTCACGGGCGATGCCCCAACAATTCGCCTCGGCGCGTACGGCGGTGTCAGTGAGCGGTTCAGCGGGTACTGGGGGCTCAACGTCGCGTCGTTGGATGAAGCAACGATGTGGGCGGCGCGGTGCCCCATGGTGCCTGGGTCCTCGCTTGAAGTGCGCCGTATTACTGACGAGTCTGACTTCGCTGAGTTTGAGGGAAACGAATACCTCGAGAAAGAGAAAACGTGGCGTGAAATATTACAGGGAGACAGCCAGTAGCTGCCTCCCCGCATCCGAGTTGTCCTTAGTG
This window encodes:
- a CDS encoding YciI family protein, producing MAYMLILRATEESQAAAKDVPFEDVINAMGVYNEALMDAGVLAGGDGLSDPNEGAVVEFTGDAPTIRLGAYGGVSERFSGYWGLNVASLDEATMWAARCPMVPGSSLEVRRITDESDFAEFEGNEYLEKEKTWREILQGDSQ